In the genome of Brachypodium distachyon strain Bd21 chromosome 3, Brachypodium_distachyon_v3.0, whole genome shotgun sequence, the window GACGAGCTAGCCAATCTATATGTTGTATCTGTCCTTTCTTGTACTTGTTAGCAACCCTCTCCAATCTCTCCATCTCATCCCTCTTAGTCTTAGAAACCTTCAAGTCAATAAAAATAAGTAAGCGCTTTGTGTGATGAATAAAATAACCTAGAAATGCAAccattagaagaaaaaaacgaaGCAAATATAACTGTGGATGTATGAGAGACAATGAAGCTCTTCATCTAACCTTGCCAGGAGTTGAGGTGGGGAGACTTCCATCCGCCATTTTTTTGGGCCAAATCCTCAGCCTATGCCGTCCAGTTTTAAGCTGTTTTTTGCTGTTAAAAAGGGATACAGTGGCTCCACCAACAATCATCCTATCTTCACCAGCTGACACATTCCAAACCTATATTACAAAATAGAAAACTCAAATTGTAAAATTGGTGGAAAACATAATGGTGGAACCATTCGAAAATGTCAATACTTTGAGGCAGAAGGCTCTAATTAAATACATCATGACACCATGAGTAAATTGTGCATGGCATAATTCATGTTTAAGGAACTAAGGCTGTATTTGGCATTGCAGTGGATTATGAGATAATCGTGTTTTCCTAACAAGTTTTTGACTATTTTTACCTTTTGGATAACCAACCTTTTGCTGTTTTCATGGGTATTTTTCAACAGCAGATTATAAGATAAGTTGTGCGCAGAACAGTTCAGCAACTGCAAACTGAGACTAACAGTATTACATTGCATAGCTGATCAACAAGCTCGGTTCAATATCTTCCAGTCCTTATGAATCTTAATCTAGACTTGATTTCACAGTGTTCCAAAAGGCTGATGATGCATTTTCAGTTAtaaaagtttgaaaagtaACTATTTTTTCATTCAAGTGTACTGCAAGCATTTGTTTCCTTGACTGTACTAAGTTTAATTATGTAGACCCTAAACCCTCTAGCTGAGATTTTGGGCAGGAAAGCGGGATCCTTTTTGTTTACTTGCTTGGAGCTGCCTATGTGTGATGTTACTTGACCGGTGGATAATTCGGCTATCATGGTAGGATGCAATATTCAAAGGAGGACGAGCATTGGTTAATTCAGTCATGTCTGCATTACCCACGTTTTACAACGAGTACTTTCCTAATCCTAATTGAAGTTGTCATGTACCAGTGTTAAAATTAGATGGGCTTTATTTTGGAAAGGTGACCCATTTGTTCAAGGGACAATGCAGTGACTTTGAATAGAGTTTCTTTACGAAAGAAGTTTATAGTATATATGTTCTGCTCGGTGCTAACTAATGTGcatcttttaaaaaaataggCCCATTCATTGGATTCAACTTCGGTAGCATACAATGAACTTCAGACTGCAAAATCCAGTCCACAAAATATACCGTGAATGCAAGCTGTGAGAGGGGTGTTAGATCCCTGTACTTTATACTGAGTGTCATAAGCTCATTCCAGCAGTAGATTGGTCCTGAAGATTCCAACCTGGAAGAAAAGGCAAATTCAATCCCAAGAAAAGAGCTGACTAGATTCATTAAAATCAGTAACATTTAGCACTGAGTTTCTCTTACTAACATATTATAAGATACAGTACCTTGTATCGACAGTTAGTCCAAACTGTATTCCATCAATGTATAGCGCACACTCGACAAACAGCTCCAAAGAACTTTCAATCAACAAAGTATGATCTAGAGAAAACAAACATTGTGAGGAAAGGATATAGGCGTAAAGCTATGTGgagaaattttaaaatgtaCAGTTACTCCATTAGATAGTGATGTATACTCATCCATAGAGTACACCAAGCAATAGGATTAAGTGAGGTCCATTTCAACTGACTCTCTCTAAGATTGTAAGATCAAATTTTAATCATCTCATAGAAATTTCAAGATGAGGTCGCACTCAACTTGATCTCTAGATATTATAACAGCAGACCCAAATCATTATTTTGACCAAGCCTCACTTTGTTCTGTCAGAGCTCCATAttgaccaaaaaaaaaagtttgtctTGAATtaaagctaagtactttctAAACCATGATGCTTGTTCCAAGCCAAAAGATCAAGTTAGCATTCAGGGCCAGTATCCATGACCTTAAGTATGTAAATTGTAGAAACTTGCTAACTAGTGTTTACAGCAAAATACCACTAAGTGGACTAAGTGGAATAATCACATCAGGTGGCATAAGGACAGAAGCCATTTGAGTGAAGATATGGCTGTAAAGTAGCAGGGTGAAACAATAGTTTTTAATGTGACAAGAAGTGAAAATGTAATAGCCCAAGACTTGAGAAGGACAGGTAAGTGCAATATGCCACTAACATCAGATGAACTAAGGAGTAAGGACACCAGCAATTTAAGTAAGCCATATCTTTTTTATGCATACTGTAAATGTAACAGATAAAAACTTGACCAAAAGGTTCATCCTGACCTTCTGGGGATAAAAATAATCCCCACGAAGAAAAATGCTTATTAAACAAGGACATATATAATTTCCTTATTCCCTGGAGGCACTTCCATAAACTTACACCAGTTCAACTTTTGATTAGTCAGACAGAAATTAAGCATGTGTGTAAACTGAGCTGTCTGTACCAGATAAAGttttaaattacaaaattttTTTATCAACTCAAGTACTCTTGTTGGTGGCAATGTGTAAACTGAGCCATCGGATACTTAATGCAACAAGTCAACTAGTATAGGCTGTATAgtcgaacaaaaaaaatataaattcaccaaaaaaaaaatgctgacTGTTTTGCAGAAAATAGGTTGAATAACTGTAGTGCATTCCTTgataaaatttaaatgtaGTACTAATTATGCCTTTCGGCATTGCCCTAACCAGAAAGAATCTCACTCAATTTTATTccttggaagaagaagaaaggtatAGCAAATTTGAACAAAGAAGGCCTGGTTGGAACTTGGGCGGCAGATTTAAAGCATTGAGCCACAACAGTTCGCATATGACGACACATTGACCTCCAATTCGACCATAGAGgtcaacaaaaaaatactaaaGCCTAGCTCTAATCCCTGAATAAACCCTTCACCGCTACCCGCCTCAACCGACCAACCCAAATAACGAGTTTACTAGCAAACCGCGGCTAAACCTAACCCTAGAGGGGACGAACGTAGCTGGGATAGggagggggagagaagggggaGGCGGGGGACCTGGGATGAGGCGGTCGACGCGGAACGCGATCGGCAGGCCGATGTCGTGCGACAGGAAGAACCGGGAGTCCTTGCTGCCGCAGCTGGGACGGTCCGCCTGGGCGTCCGCGGCCATCGACGGCATAGTGCGGTGTGGGCGGCCGGGATGGTtggctgcgccgccgccgggtggtggtggaggaggaaggactCGAGTCGAGCCTCGAGGCTGAGAAGCTGTAACGATCCAATTATGGCGGGTGACGCTTTTACGGTTTCCCTTCGTTGTGGAGTAGGAGTTTGTATTGTTTCCACGGACACGGAAGAGGTGGGGGTGCAAGGAAGCTGAATATGGATACGAAGAAGTATGCTGACTTTAATGTCTTAGAAAGTATAGAGTGCATGGTCAGAATTGGTTTTTTTAGGAGGCAAAAGCTCTGCCTGATTCATTGATAAagcaggagaaaaaaaaaatacaaacacaAGTACAATGTGGTGCCAGAGCCACTCGAATTGTTCAAGTGGCAAGCTGGAGTGTTGTACATACATTGTCTTACAATGCAGCAAACAAGATGCGAAGTTGCTACTACGACTCACCTATCTTGTGTATTGCAAAAAGCAGGCAACCAACAAAATTTACATGAGCATATACTAAGTAGGAGTAATGGATTAGCAGCAATCAAATCCCACTATCATCCTTGAGCGTCAATGATGTGTATCTGCACCACAGAATGTACAGAATGGATAAAAAAGCCCTTAAATGTAAGTATTTAATGAAGCAACAATTTCATTCAGGTGCATAAATCTGGTTTACATGACCAAAGAATACACAACGAGCAATAACTATAGTTTTATCTTTCGTTGGTGCCAACAAAGTGTTTAGAGCTGCTGAAATAGAACAAAAATTCAAGGGTATGTTTAGAACAATGATGTGTATCCCATGTATGCCactattttctttcccttcacCAAATTACACTGTTTCAAACCACAACAAATTCTCTCCTTCGTCGACATAATAGACAATCAGTATTTAGTAAGCTTCACAATCTTTCAAGATGCAACAGATAACCATGCTCTTCTCCAGTAATTGTTTTTTTGGCTAAATATTTTAAGGCTTCGCAAATCACGGAATGCTGTCACTCGAACCAAAGAGACGAATCAAAATTATTGCAGCAACAGCCCATCTCATCTGAAAGGAACAAATCAAATGTAATATCACTGCAGCGACTGCATATTGATTCTTCAAATTGGAAAACATTGTCATAGAAACTAGTACAAAAAGTTCATCATTTTTACATATTAAGAACATTTAGGTACATGCTGGGAGCATCTAGAGGTAGGGAGGGAGCTGCTCCAACTCCGCGAGAAAGCAGCCTAATTCAGCTCAtctcaccttttctttttctgcccAGCATAGGCATTTCCAGCAGCTTTCTTCTGCCCAGCAACATTTCCAGTGGCTTTCTTCTGCCCAGCAACATTTCCAGTGGCTTTCTTCTGCCCAGTTTTAGCGtttccagtggccttcgtctgCCCAGCATGTGCTGTTCTGTTTCCAGTCCGAACTGCAGAAGACAATTTGTAAGTCCTATTAGACAAAGCTCAAATACCAAGGTTGCAACTAAAAGCAGCTCTTGGATCGAAAAGGAGAGTACTTACCACCTTTGAAATAAACGTATGTCAACGCACTGGCTTCCTTAATTTTTGGATCAAGTAATGCTTTTTCCTCAGGACCAACCAGAATGATGGTAAAAAACCCTAGATGATCATAAGAACCTGCCGGTACGGCGGCATCAATCACAATGAGTAGTTCTTTAGTACCAGTTTCTCCAAATTGGAGAAGAGAACAATCGTCCATCATTGTTTTTGAGGTCATGCTTGTATTAGCAACAACCTCCAACTGGCTTATGAAATCATTAGCCTTCCCTTGATTTTTCATAGCAAAATGGATTGTCTCAGGACAAAGTGTCTCTATCAGCAAAGAAATGACCTCCAATTTACTGATTTGAGTGACCTCCATGAACTACTTGGTTTGAGGCCTTCCTACATATGGCTTGTTCTCTGTACAAAAACATCACATCTTACATGTTTGTGGAAAATAAACGTCCCAGGATTTTCAAGTCCGTTCTTGTTGACAATGAAACGAGAGCTAATTCAATTAAGTTTATTGTTATTTAGCAACTGAAAGAATCTGGATAATGTGGTTGTAAAACGGCCATGTCAGCAAAATCTATAAAAGGTGTTAGTCCTAGTATTAGTTACAGTAAAAAGATGTAAAAAATCAGACTTGAGAGGGAGAAAAACATACCGAGGTCCTTCAGAATTTGGCCAAACGATGGACTTTGAGACAACCTAAACAAAGCCTTTCCGCGAAGTTCGTAGTCCCATTTCTTCAAATAATCCTCCATACATAAACCAGCCTTGGATTTTCTTGTTGATTGGGCAAGATCATCAGCCAAGAATAGTTGCTCACGTCGCTTATTCATTGAAATTAACGTATTGAACTTTGTACTACCAGACCTAAGCAACAAAAGCAGATCTCTATCTTTTTTGTCACCTCTCGCTGTTAAAGAACCACATATAGACCCATGGATGTCATTATTGTCAGTCCAGAGTTCCAAATCCTTTATCCCATTTTCACTGCAATAGAAAAATAATGCCAAAGCAGCATACGCTTCAGCTGCGTGTATTGATCCGCAAGGAACGTCTTCAAAGATCTCTGCATGAATAGGCTCGACTCTCTTCTTTATTACAAATGATAGAACCGCTGTGCCCAAAAAACCATCTACACCATCATAAAATGAGGCATCAATCTCTCTCCTATAGAACTCCACATCTTTGGCTCCCTTAATGCTATGGTAGTAGAAGGTTGTCTCTATATTCCCAACATTCGACACCCAGTCGTTAGCAACAAACACTCAGCGGCTGGTTATAATACTCATAAACTTATCCCACTCCTCGGGATCGTCAGTTCTTTTCATCTGTGATGTTATTTCATAAGAAAACTGAGGAAAGACGGTTCTTTGTGGTTTGCAAGGAAATACTGATCATGGAGAAACAGAGTACATGGGTCAGATATAGCATTCGGAAGAATGAGTAACCTTGGAGCAAGTACAAGTCTCAAAACCATGTCAAATATCTTCTGTAGAATGCTCTTGTTAAGCATTCTTTTATTCTCTTCTATGGCTTCCTCTATCTTCTGTCTCAAGAACTGAGAATTGCCAGTATCAATGGCATAACTCTTGGACCTGTCAGAAGAAGGCTCAATCTGTGTATTATGGTGGTTGTCACATAGCGGTAGATTACTGTTATTCTCTTCTATGGCCTCCTCTGTCTTCTCAGTCAACAACTGAAAATTGCCAGTATCAAtgtcataatttttggacccATAGGAAGAAGTCTCAATCTGTGTATTATGGTGGTCATCACACATCGGCAGGTTACTGTTGTCACCTTGCTTGGGGAAATCACAAAGATTCCTAAAGAATATTGACTGTGCAGCTCCTCGTCTGTGCCCAACTCTACAATCCTAAAGGGAtacttcttccttttttgtaGCCAACTAAGGATTGTAGAGTTGGACACAGATAAGGAGCCGCATAGTCAATATTCTTTAGGAATCTTTGTGATTTCCCCAAGCAAGGTGACAACAGTAACCTGCCGATGTGTGATGACCACCATAATACACAGATTGAGACTTCTTCCTATgggtccaaaaattatgacaTTGATACTGGCAATTCTCAGTTGTTGACTGAGAAGACAGAGGAGGCCATAAAAGAGAATAACAGTAATCTACCGTTATGTGACAACCACCATAATACACAGATTGAGCCTTCTTCTGACAGGTCCAAGAGTTATGCCATTGATACTGGCAATTCTCAGTTCTTGAGACAGAAGATAGAGGAAGCCATAGAAGAGAATAAAAGAATGCTTGACAAGAGAATTCTGCAGGAGACATTTGACATGATTTTGAGACTTGTACTTGCTCCAAGGTTACTCATTCTTCCGAATGCTATATGTGATCCATGTACTCTGTTTCTCCATGATCAGTATTTCCTTGCAAACCACAAAGAACCGTCTTTCCTCA includes:
- the LOC100826884 gene encoding uncharacterized protein LOC100826884, which produces MEVTQISKLEVISLLIETLCPETIHFAMKNQGKANDFISQLEVVANTSMTSKTMMDDCSLLQFGETGTKELLIVIDAAVPAGSYDHLGFFTIILVGPEEKALLDPKIKEASALTYVYFKGVRTGNRTAHAGQTKATGNAKTGQKKATGNVAGQKKATGNVAGQKKAAGNAYAGQKKKRYTSLTLKDDSGI